Below is a window of Actinomycetes bacterium DNA.
CAGCCGCACCTTCGGCACCAGGTCGACGGTGTACTCCGCCCCCCGGTAGACCTCGGTGTGGCCGCGCTGCCGGCCGTAGCCGGACGCCTCGGACACGGTCATCCCGTGCGCCCCGAAGGACTCGAGCGCCGACTTCACGTCGTCCAGCTTGAACGGCTTGATGACCGCCGTGACGAGCTTCATGCGTCCACCCTCTCGGTGTCAGTGTCGGGAAGGGTCGTGGTCCCTCCCGCGGACGACGGGGCCGCGGCGCCGACGAGCGGCCGGAACCCGCTGCCGCCGCCCATGCTGCCGAAGTCGTAGGCGGTCTCCGCGTGGACGGTGAGGTCGACGCCCTGCACCTCGTCGTCCTTGCTGACCCGGAAGCCCATGGTCTTGTCGATCGCCAGGCCGATGATGTAGGCCAGCACGAAGGAGTACACCAGCACCGCGCCCGCCGCGACGGCCTGCCGCCACAGCTGGTTCAAGCCGCCTCCGTAGAACAGGCCGTTGACGCCGGCCGGGGCCGCGTCGGTGGCCAGGAAGCCGATGAGCAGGGTGCCGACGATGCCGCCGACCAGGTGCACGCCGACCACGTCGAGCGAGTCGTCGTAGCCGAGCTTGTACTTCAGGC
It encodes the following:
- a CDS encoding P-II family nitrogen regulator, with protein sequence MKLVTAVIKPFKLDDVKSALESFGAHGMTVSEASGYGRQRGHTEVYRGAEYTVDLVPKVRLEILVDDGDVDDVIEVIVKSAQTGRIGDGKVWAIPVDSVVRVRTGERGVEAL